In the genome of Meles meles chromosome 16, mMelMel3.1 paternal haplotype, whole genome shotgun sequence, one region contains:
- the ELMO2 gene encoding engulfment and cell motility protein 2: MPPPSDIVKVAIEWPGANAQLLEIDQKRPLASIIKEVCDGWSLPNPEYYTLRYADGPQLYITEQTRSDIKNGTILQLAISPSRAARQLMERTQSSNMETRLDAMKELAKLSADVTFATEFINMDGIIVLTRLVESGTKLLSHYSEMLAFTLTAFLELMDHGIVSWDMVSITFIKQIAGYVSQPMVDVSILQRSLAILESMVLNSQSLYQKIAEEITVGQLISHLQVSNQEIQTYAIALINALFLKAPEDKRQDMANAFAQKHLRSIILNHVIRGNRPIKTEMAHQLYVLQVLTFNLLEERMMTKMDPNDQAQRDIIFELRRIAFDAESDPTSVPGSGTEKRKAMYTKDYKMLGFTNHINPAMDFTQTPPGMLALDNMLYLAKVHQDTYIRIVLENSSREDKHECPFGRSAIELTKMLCEILQVGELPNEGRNDYHPMFFTHDRAFEELFGICIQLLNKTWKEMRATAEDFNKVMQVVREQITRALPSKPSSLDQFKSKLRSLSYSEILRLRQSERMSQDDFQSPPIVELREKIQPEILELIKQQRLNRLCEGSSFRKIGNRRRQERFWYCRLALNHKVLHYGDLDDNPQGEVTFESLQEKIPVADIKAIVTGKDCPHMKEKSALKQNKEVLELAFSILYDPDETLNFIAPNKYEYCIWIDGLSALLGKDMSSELTKSDLDTLLSMEMKLRLLDLENIQIPEAPPPVPKEPSSYDFVYHYG, encoded by the exons ATGCCGCCCCCATCAGACATTGTCAAAGTAGCCATTGAGTGGCCAGGTGCTAACGCTCAGCTCCTTGAAATCGACCAG AAACGGCCCCTGGCATCCATCATCAAGGAAGTGTGTGATGG GTGGTCGCTGCCAAACCCGGAGTATTACACCCTCCGATATGCAGACGGCCCCCAGCTCTACATCACCGAGCAG ACGCGCAGTGACATTAAGAATGGGACCATCTTACAGCTGGCCATCTCCCCA TCCCGGGCTGCACGCCAGCTGATGGAGAGGACCCAGTCGTCCAACATGGAGACCCGGCTAGATGCCATGAAGGAGCTGGCCAAGCTCTCTGCTGATGTGACCTTTGCCACTGAgttcatcaacatggatggcaTCATTGTGCTAACACGGCTCGTGGAAAGTGGAACCAAGCTCTTGTCCCA CTATAGTGAGATGCTGGCATTCACCTTGACTGCCTTCCTAGAGCTCATGGACCACGGCATTGTCTCCTGGGACATGGTTTCAATCACCTTTATTAAGCAG ATTGCAGGGTACGTGAGCCAGCCCATGGTGGACGTGTCCATCCTTCAGAGGTCCCTGGCCATCCTGGAGAGCATGGTCTTAAATAGCCAGAGTCTGTACCAGAAGATCGCGGAGGAAATCACCGTGGGACAGCTCATCTCTCACCTCCAGGT CTCCAACCAGGAGATTCAGACCTACGCCATTGCACTGATTAACGCGCTTTTCCTGAAGGCTCCTGAGGACAAGCGACAG GATATGGCCAATGCCTTTGCACAGAAGCACCTTCGGTCCATAATCCTGAAC CATGTGATCCGAGGGAACCGCCCAATCAAAACCGAGATGGCCCATCAGCTGTACGTCCTGCAAGTCCTGACCTTTAACCTTCTGGAAGAAAGGATGATGACCAAGATGGACCCCAATGACCAG GCTCAAAGAGACATTATATTTGAACTGAGAAGAATTGCATTTGATGCCGAGTCTGACCCTACCAGCGTCCCCGGGAGTGGGACTGAGAAGCGCAAAGCCATGTATACCAAGGACTACAAAATGCTGGGATTTACT AACCATATCAACCCAGCCATGGACTTTACCCAGACTCCTCCTGGAATGCTGGCCTTGGACAACATGCTGTACTTGGCAAAAGTCCATCAGGACACCTACATCCGG ATCGTCCTGGAGAACAGCAGCCGGGAGGACAAACACGAGTGCCCCTTCGGCCGCAGTGCCATCGAGCTCACCAAAATGCTCTGTGAAATCCTGCAGGTTGGGGAACTGC CCAATGAGGGCCGCAACGACTACCACCCAATGTTCTTCACCCACGACCGCGCCTTTGAGGAGCTCTTCGGGATCTGCATCCAGCTGCTGAACAAGACCTGGAAGGAGATGAGGGCGACAGCCGAGGACTTCAACAAG gtcatgcAGGTGGTCCGAGAGCAGATCACTCGAGCTTTGCCCTCCAAACCCAGCTCTTTGGATCAGTTCAAGAGCAAACTGCGCAGCTTGAGCTACTCTGAGATCCTGCGGTTGCGCCAGTCCGAGCGGATGAGTCAGGATGACTTCCAGTCCCCGCCAATCGT GGAGCTGAGGGAGAAGATCCAGCCTGAGATCCTGGAGCTGATCAAGCAGCAGCGGCTGAATCGGCTCTGTGAAGGCAGCAGCTTCCGGAAGATCGGGAACCGCAGGAGGCAAG AACGTTTCTGGTACTGCCGCTTGGCCCTGAACCACAAGGTCCTGCACTACGGTGACTTGGATGACAACCCGCAAGGGGAGGTGACGTTTGAATCCCTGCAGGAGAAAA TTCCTGTTGCAGACATTAAGGCCATTGTCACTGGGAAGGATTGCCCCCACATGAAAGAGAAGAGTGCTCTGAAACAGAACAAG GAGGTGTTGGAGTTGGCATTCTCCATCCTCTATGACCCTGATGAGACCTTAAACTTCATCGCACCCAACAAGTACGAG TACTGCATCTGGATTGACGGCCTCAGTGCCCTTCTGGGGAAGGACATGTCCAGCGAGCTGACCAAGAGCGACCTggacaccctgctgagcatggagatgAAGCTGCGGCTCCTGGATCTGGAGAACATCCAGATTCCTGAAGCCCCGCCGCCAGTGCCCAAGGAGCCCAGCAGCTATGACTTTGTCTATCACTACggctga